In Eulemur rufifrons isolate Redbay chromosome 2, OSU_ERuf_1, whole genome shotgun sequence, the sequence GTCAGACAAACTAATCATTGagtaaatatgtaattataaattgtGTCAGGTTATGAAGAAAGGTAGTGGATACAGTAAGAGATTATAACATAGAGATTTAGATTGGGAAACCCAAAATCTGCCACGTAGAGAATGAAGAGAAGAATTTTTTAGAGAATAACAAAGAATAACATGTGTAAAAGCTCATAGACATAAAAGAATTTAGCATATGTGAGGTACTGAGAGAAGGCAAATTCGACTAAAACAAGATAGGACTGAAGGAATACATGGCATGAGAAAACTCTAGGCTAGGTAGTGGTTAGATCATAAGAAGCTATGTGAGCTAAGAATTTCAGATTTTATCCTAAATGCATCAAGTTATGGGTGGATTCTGAATATGTAAAAATCTTTCATTAATTTAGATAGAGCAATCAATaggatccatccatccatccatccatgtagTAAAAACACATTCTGAATCCATAACTATTCTATTGGAAGTCTGTATAGATTAAATAACAAAGTATCTAAGTTGATTAAATAGACAATTAAAACTTCTTAGAAGAGTTGATACTGGctgaatattaaaagaaaaataaaactcaggcAGAAAGGGAAGCAGTGGAGGCACACAGAGCcaggggaacagcatgtgcaaagcacAGAAGCATAAAAATGCATGACAGAATTGGAAATTCAAACACTGACTGGATATCTGATGATATTAAGAATTACTGAGTTCCTACTTCCgcttcattcttctctttcctgtTAGCGCGAGCGGCGGGAGACAAGGGTTATGAACGCCAAGTTTCCCGATTTCATTGTATAGACAGACAGCTCTACAGTAAAGATGGTCAATGTACCTAAAACCCAAAGAACTTTCTGTAAGAAGTGTGGCAAGCATCAACCTCACAAAGTGACCCAGTATAAGAAGGGCAAGGATTCCCTGTATGCCCAGGGAAAGAGGCGCTATGATCGGAAGCAGAGTGGCTATGGTGGGCAGACAAAGCCAGTTTTCCAGAAGAAGGCTAAAACCACAAAGAAGATTGTGCTAAGGCTGGAATGTGCTGAGCCTAACTGCAGATCCAAGAGGATGCTGGCTGTTAAGAGATGCAAGCATTTTGAACTGGGaggagataagaaaagaaaaggccaagTGATCCAGTTCTAAAGTTCGGGACTCTTTTTGTCCTTTAATTTTGAGGAGAAAATGTTGAAgctatagaaaaattacctgtagggaaataaatacaatgatattaaaaaaaaaaaaaaaaaagaggccgggcgcggtggctcacgcctgtaatcctagcactctgggaggccgaggtgggcggatcctttgagctcaggagttcgagaccagcctgagcaagagcgagaccccatctctactaaaaatagaaagaaattatatggacagctaaaaatatatatagaaaaaattagccgggcatggtggtgcatgcctgtagtcccaactactcgggaggctgagacaggaggatcccttgagctcaggagtttgaggttgctgtgagctgatgccacggcactcactctagcctgggcaacaaagtgagactctgtctcaaaaaaaaaaaaaaaaaaagaattaattttagaTGCAATAATAGTATCAAttatgttaactttttaaagaatccttatatttctgaaatacataggaaatatttatggatggAATTATGTTTGGAATTTGCTACAAAATAATAAGGAACGGAAAGTGATTAAAGCAGGATAAGGAATGGGTTGATAGTGGTTGGGGCCAAGTAATGGATACCAGGAGGTTTGTTCTAGTATCCTGTCTACTCTATGGTATGTTCATAATTCTCTGTAACACCACattaaaaagaagggaagggagaaggggaagaagacAATGCATCCAGAGAACTAaagtattattttacatatttctaatACAGTCGTGCTGCATTAGAATgttttcagtcaatgacagactgcatattACGACCATGGCCCCAtgattataatggaactgaaaaattcccatCACCTAGTGATGTGATAGCTgtctttccctgcccccaccaccaccagtcCTTCAGCCTCTACACATTTGTCCCCATCATCACACTGCAAGATGAGGTCATTTAGCACGGGCATATTTGTTCATTCCCTGAAAACACTGAAGTGTTAGAATCTTTTTATGGTACAGGACCTGGAGATACTTTCCTTGCCAAGAATAGAAACATCCAAaattctccttctcctcccccaatCCCAGACACAAATCATGTCAGCCCTGTAAGGCATTGTCTGCTCTTGACCCTTTggcccatctttttttttttttttttttgagacagagtctcactctgttgcccaggctagagtgagtgccgtggcgtcagcctagctcacagcaacctcaaactcctgggctcaagggatcctcctgcctcagcctcccgagtagctgggactacaggcatgtgccaccatgcctggctaattttttctatatgtatttttagctgtccctataatttctttctatttttagtagagatggggtctcgctcttgctcaggctggtctcgaactcctgagctcaaacgatccgcccacctcagcctcccagagtgctaggattacaggtgtgagccaccacgcccgcctggcccatctttttatttttaaaattttcctgtattaatGATGTCctgttttgggggagggagaggtgaggtGACAGCTAAGTTTAGGCTGGTGGAGGTGGTGAGCTCTTCTTCTCAACAGCTGTCTTAATGTCATAGTACAACACATTACTTATGTGTTTGTAGTAATGCTGGTGGTAAATAAACCtatgctgccagtcatataaaagtataacatGTACAGTTaggtacagtacataatactttataataataaacgactgtgttactggtttatgtatttactatactattatcattattttatagggTATTCcctctacttattaaaaaaaattttaactgaacaagggcctcaggcaggtccttcaggaggtattatAGAAGAAGACATTATTAGCATTGGAGATGACagttccatgcatgttattgtccctgaagagCTTCCCgagggacaagatgtggaagtggaagacagtgatatgtatgttcctgaccctgtgtaggcctaggctaatgtgtgtgtttgtgtttagtttttaacaaaaagtttaaaaagtaaacaaaaaattaaaaatagaaaaaagcacatagaataaggatataaagaaaaatttctgtacAGCTGtgcaatgtgtttgtgttttaaactaagtGTTATAAGAgtcaaaacatttgaaaaaattaaaaagcttttaaagtaaaaaagttacagcaaGCTAAAACTGgttgttgaaaaaaatattttgtaataaactTAGTACAGCCTAAGTGTATAATGTGTATAAAgcctacagtagtgtacagtaatatcCTAGGCCATcacactcaccactcactcactgactcacccaaaacaacttccagtcctacaagctccattcatggtaagtgccctattataggtgtgtgatttttttttatctgttataCCTcatttttactatactttttccTATGTTcagatgtgtttagatacacaaatacttaccattgtgctacaattgcctacagtattcaggacggtaacatgctgtgcaggtttgtagcctagaagccatatgctataccacctaggtttgtgtgagtacactctataatgttcacaacaaagacaaaattgcctaatgatgtatttctcagaatgtatccccatcattaagcgaTGCATGCCTGTACTATGAAATAAAGTTCCAGATCTGGATTTCAGTACCATCTCAGCCATTCTTAACTCTACGATTCTAAGTCAATCACAACTCTCTGGGCCTCTATGTCCAACTCTGTGAAACAAATGAGTTGCACTATAATAAGGTACTTTTAAACACCACATTCCATGACACTAAAAAGTTACACCCTCAATTCCAGAATTAGTAAaggcctattttcttttttactgtatggcttttttcttcttattcacctattttcattttcctgccaTCTTTTCTTCCCAGTTCATCCCTTCTTATTTTGTTCTAacacttcctttctctccctcctatACTCTATAATAAGCTACCCTCACTTGTAATTTACTCCCCCCTCAGCTCTACCTTTCACCTATTCATCGATACATACACACTATTTTCAGTCAtacatgtttcttttcctttctttttttcatgtttacagAACCCAGTCTTTTTCGTTCTGATTCATGCTTTGCCCCATTTCCTTTGGGGAACACCTGCCCCTGATTTCCACTCTCAGATGGTAACAGATTTTTTGCTAACCCTTTTCTAGTTTTCCCATGTAATGGAAATGATACAAAGGGAGTGGGGGAGAATTATATATATGGGCATGACATCCTACAATATTCTGGGTCAATATGGATTACAAACAATAGGAagttaaatatgaaaaacaaataaaaaaaggcaaTGCTGCAAAAGAAATACTAGAAACAGGCTGGAGAGAGAAGGCAGCACCAGAGGGCAAACTAAGGCCACAGAGTCAGGAAGCAATGTGGGAGATGTGGCCATAAGGGGATCTTGAAACGGGCAACTCCAGCTTAGGCCAGGAAATCTCATTAAACTGAGACTGAGACAAGTTCCCTAACTCTGAAGGTTCAAACATATGAACCATAATAGGAATAAAGCGTGGAGCAAGAGACCAGAACACAGGTCTGCCTATGTAATGACAATGTTATGAAGAACTCTGGAGAGGAATACAGACAGTCCTAATCTCTACATATCAAAAGAACTAGATCTCAGCTCAAAACAAGAAACTGGTCACTAGTGACGGTTAAAGCTCTTATTTAAGTTTATAATATAGACTTTGGTCATAATAATGAACGGGTCTCatgaaaagaatatgtaaattGCTTCCTTCGTGAAGGTCATGTTGGTACTAtataaaacattcaaatatttactaaatgggatacaaaaattaaaaaggcataATCCTTGATTTAGGGGTATTTATAGACtagtggagaagagagaaaagtaaatgaGCAATTACAGATAGGATTAATGTTATGAAAGAAATATCAGGAATAATAACGATAATAAATAAGAGTCCATGTCACAATGCTTTAGTCCAGGCTCCACCACATGCCACTTGTGTGACCTTCAGCAGATCACTTAACTCTGCAGAAATGCAgactcttcatctgtaaaatgaaggttaCATCAGCTCCCTTGGAAGATAACAATCAAAGTAAATAATGTGTGAAGAAAAAGCCTTGAAAACTATAGAATACTTCATAAATGTAAGCAATAAGAGCAAtactaaaagaacagaaataacttttaaaaagcagtattaaaacattattgaaatttACTCCCCATACAATTAACAATCAGACTTATTTACAACTACCAATACGACAATATTTATTAGAATTTCATTTCCTGctaggaataataaaaatgaactataaTATTGTGGCTTCTAGGTAGAGTTTTTAAACATGGACTAGTCCAGAAAGGCTGAAAGAA encodes:
- the LOC138379970 gene encoding large ribosomal subunit protein eL42-like, which translates into the protein MVNVPKTQRTFCKKCGKHQPHKVTQYKKGKDSLYAQGKRRYDRKQSGYGGQTKPVFQKKAKTTKKIVLRLECAEPNCRSKRMLAVKRCKHFELGGDKKRKGQVIQF